Within the Maridesulfovibrio zosterae DSM 11974 genome, the region AAAGCAGAGCACAAAGATGTAAATCAGATTGTTCATATTTTTCATGAAACAATTCATCAAATTAATTGCGAACACTATTCACCTGAACAAATTCAAGCATGGTCACCGGATTATCCAGAATCAGAAAAATGGTATCAAAAAAGGATACAGGCTCAAACAACATTTATTGCTGAGAAAAATAGTATAATACTCGGTTTTGGAGAATTTGAGTCAAATGGACATTTGGATTGTTTATACTGCCATAATGAATACATTCGACAGGGAATTGGTTCTGCCCTGCTCAAGAGAATTGAAAAAGAAGCCTTTATGCTCGGGATGAAAACAATTTATACAGAGTCAAGCATTACAGCACTGCCTTTTTTTGAAGCACATGACTTTACTATCAGCAAGGAACAATATGTACTCAGGGCTGGAATAATGCTTAAAAATTTCAAAATGGAAAAGATACTGACTTCTTGCAAATAATTATTACTGGCTAAAATAAAACTTCAGGCAATCTTTCCACAAAAGCTTTAATTTCATCACGCACAGCACGAAAACAGTCCAATTGTTCTTCCTCGGATACTCCTTTTGCAGCTAATGCCGCAGCCATTTTCGGAGGATCATCAAATCCGACATGAACAACCTTACTGCCACCCGGGAAAAAAGGACATGTCTCATGGGCATGGTCACAGACCGTTACGACAATATCTATAGGGATGTCTTTAAAGTCATCAATATGAGTAGAAGAATGCGCGGAGATATCAACTCCGGCTTCAGCCATAACTTTGACAGCACTAGGATTCAGCCCATGAGTTTCAATTCCTGCTGAATAAACCGTAATGAGATCGTTTTTAAGAAATTTTGTCCACCCTTCAGCCATTTGACTACGACATGAATTACCAGTGCACAAAAACAATATTTTTAATTTTTTATCCATTCCAACCTGCGCTAACACTCTTATTAATTAAAAAATTCAAAACCGCACAAATTATCATGCTTACATATTTTTACAACTAATAGATGACTATGAAAGTAAACACTTTCGGTCAAGTATACGAAATCAAAAGTAACAGGATTGTGACTTTGCTGTCTGTTAAGCTCAAAATTTTCTTCAGTATTACAGGTAAATAAATTGGTAATAAAATATCTGTTTGCACAGAGACATAAAAACTTCCTTGCCTGTTAACTATTTGTACAGTATAGTTAAAAGATAAGATAACCTTCATAATAGCTCATTATTTTTACTGAGGATTAATTGAGTAACAAACAATATTCACTGGAAGAACTCGGCTGGAAAAAGACTTTTAAAGATCAGCTGAGTACGAAAGAAGAAGAAATTTTTCTCCCGGCCAGAGTCACCATGACTCACAAAGGTCACGTAGTAGTTTCAACAGGTGACTCAGAGCATCTATTAAAAATTGCTGAAAAAGGGATTGGCAGCCTCAATCAACAACCTACAGTCGGAGACTGGCTGCTACTTGATAAAAACTCTATCGTTCCGGAAAGACTTCTTGAACGTACAAGCCTGCTGCAACGAATGGCGCCGGGACAAGAAGTAAAACTCCAACCCATTGCCGCCAATATCGATACTCTTTTTATTGTTTCATCCTGCAATTCAGAATTTAATTTAAATCGTATTGAAAGATATATATGCCTTGCCCTTGAGGCTGGGGTAAATTTTGTTCTGGTCCTTACAAAAGAAGATCTGACCGAAGAAGCCCAAAAATATCGCAAGAAAGCAAAAAAACTTTTTGAAGATATCGAAACAATTACTATCAACGGCAAGGACCATGAAAGCGTGCAAAAGCTGCACAAATGGTTCGAAAAAGGTGAAACAGTTGTTCTTTTAGGGTCTTCAGGTGTCGGCAAGACAACTCTTCTAAATACGATTAACGGCACTACAAAAGAAAAGACCGGCTCAATCCGTGAATCAGATGAAAAGGGACGACATACAACCACAACAAGATCCTTACACGTTATGCCGTCAGGGGCTTTACTGATCGATGTTCCTGGAATCAGAGAATTACAACTGCACGACTGTCAGGCGGGAATAAATAGAGCTTTTGCCGAAATTGTCGAAGCTGAAGACATGTGCAGGTTTTCAGATTGCAGCCACCAACAGGAACCGGGATGTGCTGTACGAGATGCACTTGAGCAAGGTACACTTGATCAAAGACGACTGGATAATTACTTGAAACTAAAAGAAGAAGCAGAAAAAAATACCGATAATATTGCGGAAAAACAAAAACGGAAATCAGGGAAAAAAAATAAATACTCCCGTAAATGGAAGAAATAGTTTTAATTAAAAGGCCGTCCAGCTGGGCGGCCTTTTAAATTATTTAAGAATCATCTGTATTAGTTCCGACTTGATCTGACATTTCCTCTTGAAATAGAAGAGGTTCTCCTTTTTGATGGAAATACTAACGAACCATCAAATAGGGCACCACGCCCAAGGAGAACCACATGTCTAGTTTCAACCAAAACATCATAAAACACAAGATAGGCCTGCTGAATCTGGCA harbors:
- a CDS encoding GNAT family N-acetyltransferase, with product MIIRKAEHKDVNQIVHIFHETIHQINCEHYSPEQIQAWSPDYPESEKWYQKRIQAQTTFIAEKNSIILGFGEFESNGHLDCLYCHNEYIRQGIGSALLKRIEKEAFMLGMKTIYTESSITALPFFEAHDFTISKEQYVLRAGIMLKNFKMEKILTSCK
- a CDS encoding arsenate reductase ArsC, with protein sequence MDKKLKILFLCTGNSCRSQMAEGWTKFLKNDLITVYSAGIETHGLNPSAVKVMAEAGVDISAHSSTHIDDFKDIPIDIVVTVCDHAHETCPFFPGGSKVVHVGFDDPPKMAAALAAKGVSEEEQLDCFRAVRDEIKAFVERLPEVLF
- the rsgA gene encoding ribosome small subunit-dependent GTPase A, which gives rise to MSNKQYSLEELGWKKTFKDQLSTKEEEIFLPARVTMTHKGHVVVSTGDSEHLLKIAEKGIGSLNQQPTVGDWLLLDKNSIVPERLLERTSLLQRMAPGQEVKLQPIAANIDTLFIVSSCNSEFNLNRIERYICLALEAGVNFVLVLTKEDLTEEAQKYRKKAKKLFEDIETITINGKDHESVQKLHKWFEKGETVVLLGSSGVGKTTLLNTINGTTKEKTGSIRESDEKGRHTTTTRSLHVMPSGALLIDVPGIRELQLHDCQAGINRAFAEIVEAEDMCRFSDCSHQQEPGCAVRDALEQGTLDQRRLDNYLKLKEEAEKNTDNIAEKQKRKSGKKNKYSRKWKK